From the Trueperaceae bacterium genome, one window contains:
- a CDS encoding 2Fe-2S iron-sulfur cluster-binding protein, whose protein sequence is MTELRVNGRPVQVDAPDDEPLLWVLRDDLALPGTRYGCGAGICGSCTVMLDGAPVRSCQTPLSVVAGREVRTVDAPPEPGSVAAHVRAALLEHQVPQCGWCMSGWQMQVTAALESDPGVDDASLIAGLDANLCRCGTYARLRRAVRDAAARVRSDAEGA, encoded by the coding sequence ATGACCGAGCTCCGCGTGAACGGTCGACCCGTCCAGGTCGACGCCCCCGACGACGAACCGCTCCTGTGGGTGCTCCGCGACGACCTGGCGCTGCCCGGGACCCGCTACGGGTGCGGGGCGGGCATCTGCGGCAGCTGCACCGTGATGCTGGACGGCGCCCCCGTCCGGTCGTGCCAGACCCCCCTCTCGGTCGTGGCGGGCCGCGAGGTCCGCACCGTCGACGCCCCGCCCGAGCCGGGCAGCGTCGCGGCGCACGTCCGCGCGGCGTTGCTCGAGCACCAGGTGCCGCAGTGCGGGTGGTGCATGTCCGGCTGGCAGATGCAGGTCACCGCCGCGCTCGAGTCCGATCCGGGCGTGGACGACGCGTCCCTGATCGCCGGGCTGGACGCGAACCTGTGCCGCTGCGGGACGTACGCCCGCCTCCGCCGCGCGGTGCGCGACGCCGCCGCCCGCGTCCGCTCCGACGCGGAGGGCGCGTGA